ATTAAAAATTTAATTAATATTGCTTGTGATGTAATTGAAACTAATTGGTATGCAATGAAAATTAAAAGAAAAATAATGGAGATAAAAGATTCTTGTTTAAATCCATTCCAAAATTTTTTGTGACTAATAGATTTTTTCTTATAACTAATATATTTAAACTTTTCTATAAAAAATAAATTTGAAAATCTGCCCCAAAATAAGCATATAGGTAAAACAAAAATTATTAGGTTTTGAATTTTGATTATGCAAGCAATTTGAATTAAAGTTATAAAAACTAAAGCTTGAACGCCAAAGGACCCAACTTTACTGTCTTTCATGGCTTTTAAACGTTTCTTTTTACCCGCAAAAATACCATCGAAACTATCCATTAAACCATCAATATGTAGACCACCAGTAATTAAATATCCTGAAGCCAAACAAATTAATGTAGATGCATAAATTGACCAAGAGTTAGTTCTTAAAAAAAGAAAAATATAACTCTGTATTGTTCCAATAAAAAATCCTAAAGGCGGCGCAAATTGTGCAATATTTTTAAATTCGGGATTAATTAAAGGTATCTTTGGAAATGTCGTATAGAAAATCCAAGATCCTGCCAAATTTTTTATTAAATATTTTTTGATGAGATAAAAATAGATTCAATATTAAATAATAGGGTAGATTAATGAAAAAAGATCAAAAAATTTTATAAATTATCGTGTTTGAATTTGAAATTACATCGAATTGCAGCAATACAGCTGCAAGAACTGGTATTTTTTATACACCAAATGGTCAGGTAAACACACCAAAATTTATGCCTGTGGGTACTTTGGCGACTGTTAAAGGAATGTCATCTAAGCAGTTAAACTCTACAGGGTCAGAAATGATTCTCTCTAATACCTTTCATCTTCATTTACAACCTGGAGAAAAACTAGTTAAAGAATCTGGCGGATTACATAAGTTCATGAATTGGCCTAAGCCTATTCTTACTGATTCAGGAGGATATCAAGTTTTTAGTTTGGCCAAATTAAATAATATTTCTGATAAAGGTGTGGAATTTAAAAATCCAAGAGATGGTAGTTATGTATTTTTATCACCTGAAAAAGTAATACAGATTCAAATGGATCTTGGATCGGATGTTGCGATGGCTTTCGATCATTGTCCTCCGCATACAGCTAACGAAAATGATATTGAGGACTCTTTACAAAGAACTCATTCATGGTTGCAAAAATGTGTTGAGACTCATCAGAAATCCAATCAAGCATTATTCGGCATAGTTCAAGGTGGTAAGTATCCGAGATTGAGAGAATATAGTGCAAAATATACAAGTTCTTTTGATCTGCCTGGAATAGCCGTGGGAGGTGTAAGTGTTGGCGAGGCAGTCGAAGAAATACATAGTGTAATTAATTACGTCCCGAAATTCTTACCAATAAATAAACCAAGATATTTAATGGGAATTGGCTCTTTAAGAGAAATTTCTTTAGCTGTTGCTAATGGATTCGATATATTTGACTGTGTTTTGCCTACAAGACTAGGAAGACATGGGACTGCATTTTTTAATGATGAAAGATTGAATTTGCGAAATGCTCGATTTAAAAATGACTTTTCTCCGATTGACAAAACTTGTAAATGCGAGACCTGTAAATCCTATTCCCGAGCATATCTACATCATCTGATTAGAAATGACGAAATATTAGGCCTAACCCTCATAAGTTTGCATAATATTGCTCACTTAATCAGATTTACAAATGCAATTTCTAATGCAATTAGAGAAAATTGTTTTACAAATGATTTCGCTCCTTGGAAAACATCCTCTATTGCTCACCATACGTGGTAACGTCTTATCATAATTAATTAAATTATTAAAAAAGGTGCTCATTCTATTTAATACATTCGCTGAATTGCCCCAGGCTTACAAGGCCTTTGCTCCAACTGTTGATGTTCTTCCACTTATTCCTTTATTTTTCTTTTTATTAGTATTTGTTTGGCAAGCTGCAGTTGGATTTAAATAAAATTCTTTTAGTGTAGATTGTTAGTATTAGACGGGATTGTCAAGTAAAATCGCATCTCCAGAATTATCTACAGCACTCTCTATAAAATCAGCAATTTTTAATGCTCTTGAGGCTTGCTCACCATCTACCTCAGGTTTTTCTTTACCCTGCACGCATTTAAGAAAATGCTCCAGTTCTGCATAAAGAGGCTCAATGGAAGTTGTGCTAACTTCTTCGACATATCCATCATTTCTATAAACTAATTCTCCATGCTCAGCTGTGTATGATTCATGAGACTTTCGATGGATTTGTAAAGAGTGATTTAAGAAATCAGTTTCTACTAGGCCATTTTGGCAGTGTGCACTTAAATTTCTAATTTTTTTATGACTCATTTTGCTGGCAGTTAAGCTCGCAATAACATTATTTTTAAACACTAAAGTAGCATTTACATAATCTATTAATCCTTCGCTATTTCTTCCTCCAACAGCTGCTAATTTTTGTATTTTTGAGTTTACAAGCTCTAAAATAAGATCAATGTCATGAATCATTAAATCCATTACTACAGATACATCATTTGCTCTTTCTGCATGAGGACTGTGCCTTCTTGCTTCTAAAACAACAATTTCTTCATTATTTACTATTTTATTTAATTCTCTAAAAGCAGGATTAAATCTTTCAATATGCCCAACTTGTAATAGACATTTACTTGCATTAGCGGCCTCTATTAAGGATTTTGCCTCCAACTCATTAGCTGCAATTGGTTTTTCAATGAGAACGTTAGTACCTCCATTTAGACAATCTAGTCCTACCTTATGATGAAGTAGTGTCGGGACAGCGATACAAATAGCATCAACTTTTGGAATTAAGTCCTTATAATTTTTGAACCATTCACATTGAAATTGTTCAATAGCTAATCTACCTCTCTCTTCATTTGGATCTGCTACTCCAATGAGATTTGCATCTTTTAGTAAACTTAGTACTCGAGCATGATGCCAGCCCATATTCCCTATACCTATGACTCCAACCTTTACGGGTGATGAGGTTGGTTGCATAATTTCAAATCCATTTATTTATTATCATTATCCTCCATTGGGAGCCATATTTAGCTTTTGGGAAGAATTATTTTAACACGATCAATTTTTGGACCTGACATAGAAATAACTTCAAATTTAATGTTATTAAAATCTAAAACGTCCCCAATTTTTGGAACCATTTGAAATTTTTCTAGCAGAAATCCAGCAAGTGTATGATAATCTGCGCCTTCTGGAATGGAGCATACTAACTTCTTATTGATATCAATAATTTCTGATTTTCCAGCTATAGACCATTTTTTAGAGAAATTATCTAACATTCTCATGTCTGAATAAATTCTATTGTTGAGCATTTCCTCTCCAACTATTTCGCCATTTAGATCAGCCGCAGTTATGAGTCCCTCTGTTCCACCGTGTTCATCTACTACTAGTAAGAAAGGATTGTAGTCTCTTACTATTGGAAATATTTCTGCTAATGAACATGTTTCTATGATTTTTGTCACTGGTAAAAGGAACGGCTCTAATAATGTATTGGCTTCCATTTCACCTTTTGAAATTGGCTTAGCTAGATAACGCAAATCTAATACACCTAATACATCATCTAAAGACTCACCAATCAC
The window above is part of the Prochlorococcus marinus CUG1415 genome. Proteins encoded here:
- the tgt gene encoding tRNA guanosine(34) transglycosylase Tgt gives rise to the protein MFEFEITSNCSNTAARTGIFYTPNGQVNTPKFMPVGTLATVKGMSSKQLNSTGSEMILSNTFHLHLQPGEKLVKESGGLHKFMNWPKPILTDSGGYQVFSLAKLNNISDKGVEFKNPRDGSYVFLSPEKVIQIQMDLGSDVAMAFDHCPPHTANENDIEDSLQRTHSWLQKCVETHQKSNQALFGIVQGGKYPRLREYSAKYTSSFDLPGIAVGGVSVGEAVEEIHSVINYVPKFLPINKPRYLMGIGSLREISLAVANGFDIFDCVLPTRLGRHGTAFFNDERLNLRNARFKNDFSPIDKTCKCETCKSYSRAYLHHLIRNDEILGLTLISLHNIAHLIRFTNAISNAIRENCFTNDFAPWKTSSIAHHTW
- a CDS encoding adenosylcobinamide-GDP ribazoletransferase, encoding MAGSWIFYTTFPKIPLINPEFKNIAQFAPPLGFFIGTIQSYIFLFLRTNSWSIYASTLICLASGYLITGGLHIDGLMDSFDGIFAGKKKRLKAMKDSKVGSFGVQALVFITLIQIACIIKIQNLIIFVLPICLFWGRFSNLFFIEKFKYISYKKKSISHKKFWNGFKQESFISIIFLLIFIAYQLVSITSQAILIKFLILILIGIFLSYSIPNILGIKIGGFNGDVCGASVVLVETAMLFMHAILL
- a CDS encoding Gfo/Idh/MocA family protein; this translates as MQPTSSPVKVGVIGIGNMGWHHARVLSLLKDANLIGVADPNEERGRLAIEQFQCEWFKNYKDLIPKVDAICIAVPTLLHHKVGLDCLNGGTNVLIEKPIAANELEAKSLIEAANASKCLLQVGHIERFNPAFRELNKIVNNEEIVVLEARRHSPHAERANDVSVVMDLMIHDIDLILELVNSKIQKLAAVGGRNSEGLIDYVNATLVFKNNVIASLTASKMSHKKIRNLSAHCQNGLVETDFLNHSLQIHRKSHESYTAEHGELVYRNDGYVEEVSTTSIEPLYAELEHFLKCVQGKEKPEVDGEQASRALKIADFIESAVDNSGDAILLDNPV
- a CDS encoding photosystem II reaction center protein K; amino-acid sequence: MLILFNTFAELPQAYKAFAPTVDVLPLIPLFFFLLVFVWQAAVGFK